A genomic window from Peromyscus maniculatus bairdii isolate BWxNUB_F1_BW_parent chromosome 1, HU_Pman_BW_mat_3.1, whole genome shotgun sequence includes:
- the Znf628 gene encoding zinc finger protein 628: MAGSHVDMAPASTTEGTGEKPGPTAPAPTPAAQYECGECGKSFRWSSRLLHHQRTHTGERPYKCPDCPKAFKGSSALLYHQRGHTGERPYQCPDCPKAFKRSSLLQIHRSVHTGLRAFTCGQCGLAFKWSSHYQYHLRQHTGERPYPCPDCPKAFKNSSSLRRHRHVHTGERPYTCGICGKSFTQSTNLRQHQRVHTGERPFRCPLCPKTFTHSSNLLLHHRTHGPAPGPAPTPAGETSGASTKVLVSDAYLQPRSPPAPQAPPPPPPPPPVVPELFLAAAETTVELVYRCDGCEQGFSSEELLLEHQPCPGPAGAAQPQDTPPAELPQAEPPLPQPSPAAAGPPNFACLPCGKSFRTVAGLSRHQHSHGGASGQAFRCGSCDGAFPQLASLLAHQQCHVEEAAAGRPPPQAEAAEVTCPQEPLAPATPAPPPPPPAPVSAERPYKCAECGKAFKGSSGLRYHLRDHTGERPYQCGECGKAFKRSSLLAIHQRVHTGLRAFTCGQCGLTFKWSSHYQYHLRLHSGERPYACNECGKAFRNTSCLRRHRHVHTGERPHACSVCGKSFAQTSNLRQHQRVHTGERPFRCPLCPKTFTHSSNLLLHQRTHSAERPFACPICGRGFVMAAYLQRHLRTHTPATAAPGTTGPAAPQPPAPLAAAPTPLAAQDVHVLPHLQATLSLEVAGTTAQATPPGPVVPNSQTFLLVQTAQGLQLIPSSVQPPTPPPPPPPPKLILLPPANAGGMGNGAAKQGPRAVAKAGQGAGVVWFPGPSGLGMQGGGNAGASGGGQSLIVLQNVGSGETGPQEVSGVQLQPAQEVATVQLQPAQEVTTVQLQPAQEVTTVQLQPLTGQVSNSSGGAVATDTPNLLVVQSGTADELLTGPGPGEVGDGEASASVVQDVVFETLQTEEGLQSVLVLSGADGEQTRLCVQEVETLSPGLTEPAATGPAGQKLLIIRSAPATDVLESSGAAGGATTTTLQLLAPPAPGPVSAPVGVPVAPTSQMVQVVPAVAGPGVLAPQSVPSIQIVQTLPAVQLVHTF; encoded by the coding sequence ATGGCCGGCTCCCACGTGGACATGGCGCCAGCATCCACCACGGAGGGAACTGGGGAGAAGCCAGGCCCCACTGCCCCAGCTCCCACCCCTGCTGCCCAGTATGAGTGCGGGGAGTGCGGCAAGTCGTTCCGGTGGTCATCTCGGCTCCTGCACCATCAGCGCACGCACACGGGAGAACGGCCCTACAAGTGCCCGGACTGCCCCAAAGCCTTCAAGGGATCCTCGGCTCTCCTCTACCACCAGCGGGGCCACACAGGCGAGCGGCCCTATCAGTGCCCCGACTGCCCCAAAGCCTTCAAGCGCTCCTCTCTGCTGCAGATCCACCGCAGCGTGCACACGGGCCTGCGGGCCTTCACCTGCGGCCAGTGTGGCCTGGCTTTCAAGTGGTCCTCCCACTACCAGTACCACCTGCGACAGCACACGGGCGAGCGGCCCTACCCGTGCCCCGACTGCCCCAAGGCTTTCAAGAACTCGTCCAGCTTGCGACGCCACCGGCACGTGCACACCGGGGAACGCCCTTACACCTGTGGCATTTGCGGCAAGAGCTTCACGCAGAGTACCAACCTGCGCCAGCACCAGCGCGTGCACACGGGGGAGCGACCCTTCCGCTGTCCGCTCTGTCCCAAGACCTTCACCCACTCCTCCAACCTGCTGCTGCACCATCGCACCCACGGCCCtgcccccggccccgcccccacccctgcagGGGAGACCAGCGGAGCCAGCACCAAGGTCCTGGTCTCCGACGCCTACCTGCAGCCCCGCAGCCCGCCTGCACCCCAggccccgccgcccccgccgccgcccccgcccgtGGTGCCCGAGCTCTTCCTGGCTGCCGCCGAGACCACGGTGGAGCTGGTGTACCGCTGCGACGGCTGCGAGCAGGGCTTCAGCAGCGAGGAGCTGCTCCTGGAGCACCAGCCGTGCCCGGGGCCCGCCGGGGCTGCCCAGCCCCAGGATACGCCGCCGGCCGAGCTGCCCCAAGCCGAGCCCCCTCTGCCGCAGCCCTCGCCTGCCGCCGCGGGCCCCCCCAACTTTGCTTGCCTCCCTTGCGGGAAGTCCTTCCGGACCGTGGCCGGCCTGTCCCGCCACCAGCACAGCCACGGCGGGGCCAGTGGACAGGCCTTCCGCTGTGGCAGCTGTGATGGCGCCTTCCCGCAGCTGGCGAGCCTGTTGGCTCACCAGCAGTGCCACGTGGAGGAGGCGGCGGCAGGACGGCCGCCCCCTCAGGCTGAGGCCGCCGAGGTCACCTGTCCCCAGGAGCCTCTAGCCCCGGccacccctgctccccctccacccccacccgccCCCGTTTCCGCAGAGCGGCCCTACAAATGTGCAGAGTGTGGCAAGGCCTTCAAGGGTTCTTCCGGGCTGCGCTACCACTTGCGGGACCACACAGGCGAGCGGCCCTACCAGTGCGGGGAGTGCGGCAAAGCCTTCAAGCGCTCCTCCCTGCTGGCCATCCACCAGCGCGTGCACACGGGCCTGCGGGCCTTCACCTGCGGCCAGTGTGGCCTCACCTTCAAGTGGTCCTCCCACTACCAGTACCACCTGCGACTGCACTCGGGCGAGCGGCCCTACGCCTGCAACGAGTGTGGCAAAGCCTTCCGTAACACCTCGTGCCTGCGGCGCCACCGGCACGTGCACACCGGCGAGCGGCCCCACGCCTGCAGCGTGTGTGGCAAGAGCTTCGCACAGACGTCCAACCTGCGGCAGCACCAGCGCGTGCACACGGGCGAGCGACCCTTCCGCTGCCCGCTTTGCCCCAAGACCTTCACGCACTCCTCCAACCTGCTGCTGCACCAGCGCACCCATTCGGCTGAGCGTCCCTTTGCCTGTCCCATTTGTGGCCGGGGCTTTGTCATGGCCGCCTATCTGCAGCGGCATCTGAGGACGCACACCCCAGCCACAGCAGCTCCGGGCACCACCGGCCCTGCGGCGCCACAGCCCCCTGCCCCATTGGCCGCAGCTCCAACTCCACTGGCGGCCCAAGATGTTCATGTCCTCCCCCACCTGCAGGCCACACTTTCCCTTGAAGTGGCTGGGACCACAGCCCAGGCCACGCCCCCGGGCCCGGTGGTCCCCAACTCCCAGACATTTCTCCTGGTGCAGACTGCCCAGGGTCTCCAACTGATCCCTAGCAGTGTCCAGCCCCCTACCCCTCCTCCaccgcctccacctcccaagctcATTCTGTTGCCTCCTGCCAATGCTGGGGGTATGGGCAATGGTGCTGCAAAGCAGGGCCCGAGGGCCGTGGCGAAAGCGGGACAGGGGGCAGGCGTGGTGTGGTTCCCAGGCCCAAGTGGTCTGGGGATGCAGGGAGGCGGCAACGCAGGAGCTAGCGGGGGAGGGCAGAGTCTCATTGTTCTGCAGaatgtggggagtggggagacaGGGCCACAGGAAGTGAGTGGGGTTCAGCTTCAGCCAGCGCAGGAAGTGGCCACGGTCCAGCTCCAGCCTGCACAGGAAGTGACCACGGTCCAGCTCCAACCAGCACAGGAGGTGACTACAGTCCAGCTCCAGCCCCTGACAGGCCAAGTCTCCAATTCCAGTGGCGGAGCTGTGGCTACAGACACTCCAAACCTGCTGGTGGTTCAGAGTGGCACTGCTGACGAGCTGCTCACCGGCCCTGgacctggggaggtgggggacggCGAGGCCAGTGCCAGCGTGGTCCAGGATGTCGTGTTTGAAACGCTGCAGACAGAGGAGGGACTGCAGAGTGTGCTGGTGCTGAGTGGAGCCGACGGCGAGCAGACCAGGCTGTGTGTGCAGGAGGTGGAGACCCTGTCCCCTGGGCTGACAGAGCCGGCTGCCACTGGCCCAGCAGGACAGAAACTCCTCATCATTCGGAGCGCTCCAGCTACCGATGTTCTGGAAAGCAGCGGCGCCGCAGGAGGCGCCACCACCACGACACTGCAGCTCCTGGCCCCGCCAGCACCTGGCCCGGTCTCGGCCCCCGTGGGGGTGCCCGTAGCTCCCACCTCCCAGATGGTACAAGTGGTCCCTGCAGTGGCTGGCCCGGGGGTCCTGGCCCCGCAGAGTGTGCCCTCTATCCAGATTGTGCAGACTCTGCCTGCAGTCCAGTTGGTACACACGTTTTGA